The following is a genomic window from Adhaeribacter radiodurans.
CCGCTTGGGGTAGTGTAATCCCATAAATTTATACCAGCACTTTCCGCACAACTTGCCAACTTAAACCATGCTTCTAAATTTTTAGTGCTGTAAGTCCAGGAGTTAGTTCTAGATAATTCTAATTCTTGTTTACCCTCAACTGTAAATTGGCTTTCTATTCTGCTGTAAGCCTGCTTTTCTATTAAAGATTTAGCAAGAGTTTTATTGCCGACAAATAAGGCATAGGATACAACCTGTAAATTATGAAATGTACCAATATTATTAGGTTGTGCGGCTCCTTCTAATCCTACTACGCTAGTTAACATCCAGTTAAGATATTGATTGAACCAACCCTTTAAAGCTTCATGATTTTCTGCTGTCCAGGAAGGAGATCCAACTAACAACTGTACTCCATCTATCAGGTCAACAAATCGTTCGGTATCTATAGTGCCTACCCCATTCTCATTATCTACTCCTCTAACAATCTGAGTATATTTAAGATTAGGGTTCATTTTGGTAGCACTATTCAGGAAAAAAACTTTAAGAAGTTCAGCAGCTTTTTTCGCGTATTTTTCATCATTTGTAAAATAATAGGAAAGCCCAAGTAAACGAATATCCTTGCTTAATTCCCGGACATAAATCATGTCTTTTACTTCGTTCACCTCCGGATTCATCTGCCCGTCTTTTTTGATATAAGGCAAGCCATCAGATGTATTTGGGTTTGGCCACCAATACGTAGCCAAGCTTAAGTAATCATGCATATCCCCACTTGGCGGAGTTATAGTTTTATTTACTATAGTGTAGGGCGCTCTGTTTAAAGCTACGCTAGAGTTAGATATTAATAATTTTAGCGCAGATAAACACTGTTCATTGCCAGCATTTAGCTTAAATTTATTTTGCATTAAAAGGTCCGGATTCATCAGGAACGTATTGGGTCTTACCTGAGCTAATCCATTGAATGCAAAAATCAAAAGAAATAAAAAAAGAAATAAGGTGGATTGAGTAGATGTCTTCATGCTTAACTATTTACTATTACATTACTGATGCAAAAGTACAAAAAAAGACATTTACGATGAAAGCCGGTAAATGCCTTTTTTTTGTACTATTTTACTAAAACAGGAGCATAAAGGCCAATAAAAGTGTACTTTTAGCTCATTATGTAAGATGAGTACTCATTGGCTATGCGTGAAATGGAAAAATCTTTTGCCCGGTTAATCAAAATTTCCGGATCATATGTTGTATTAAGTGTATCAATAAT
Proteins encoded in this region:
- a CDS encoding alginate lyase family protein, which codes for MKTSTQSTLFLFLFLLIFAFNGLAQVRPNTFLMNPDLLMQNKFKLNAGNEQCLSALKLLISNSSVALNRAPYTIVNKTITPPSGDMHDYLSLATYWWPNPNTSDGLPYIKKDGQMNPEVNEVKDMIYVRELSKDIRLLGLSYYFTNDEKYAKKAAELLKVFFLNSATKMNPNLKYTQIVRGVDNENGVGTIDTERFVDLIDGVQLLVGSPSWTAENHEALKGWFNQYLNWMLTSVVGLEGAAQPNNIGTFHNLQVVSYALFVGNKTLAKSLIEKQAYSRIESQFTVEGKQELELSRTNSWTYSTKNLEAWFKLASCAESAGINLWDYTTPSGKSLKKAFQWMLPFASGSKAWPYQQISTLSLDQFVPIGRTGSAVYKDVNIQPVLSPTHAKFVSGSIMDLLVSRYY